In Chiloscyllium plagiosum isolate BGI_BamShark_2017 chromosome 39, ASM401019v2, whole genome shotgun sequence, one genomic interval encodes:
- the LOC122542371 gene encoding helicase SRCAP isoform X1, giving the protein MQTNSPLHYNTHHNQIAHSKERMTGSSPVSPASSPASSAGGSPAHVGSLTNDSLDGPATFASSKLQPAEELACGLWVPDLGPCNQAVKGQAWDKAHAEIAEQAKHEAKIEHRIAELRREGLWSLKRLNRVQEAARPKSHWDYLCEEMQWLSADFAQERRWKRGVARKVARTVLRFHEEQRQKEEKAKRDEQVKLRRIAASIAKDVKQFWTNVEKVVQFKQQSRLEEKRKKALDLQLDFIVGQTEKYSDLLSQSLNESLPASKPGSSQLGSSLAGSAPSTPPVSGSATEDEDFQPHEEEDDEETIEVEEKQAGNDDETRRREIELLRRESELPLDELLRSLPAGLVEQEGDNDEDEESGESSGSESSEDHRPRRALQNAHRFPTKDKHGGEANDEEFTADEREAEDEEETIEMEEALEGEVDHKEELDDLAKESEMPVEDLLRKYTGAFSDSFETPDSDSDDSSDSEEEDDETTTEYEEEEESSSSSGSENSSATDEDEEEDDDAEDTTDEDIGVEYLIQGEDGDGELNRELAPGDARGPKKEITDIAAAAESLQPKGYTLATTQVKTPVPSLLRGTLREYQHIGLDWLVTMYEKKLNGILADEMGLGKTIQTIALLAHLAIEKCNWGPHLIIVPTSVMLNWEMEFKRWCPSFKILTYYGVQKERKLKRQGWTKPNAFHVCITSYKLVLQDHQAFRRKNWKYMILDEAQNIKNFKSQRWQSLLNFNSQRRLLLTGTPLQNSLMELWSLMHFLMPHVFQSHREFKEWFSNPLTGMIEGSQEYNENLVKRLHKVLRPFLLRRIKVDVEKQMPKKYEHVVQCRLSKRQRYLYDDFMSQASTKETLETGHFMSVINILMQLRKVCNHPNLFDPRPIHSPFITRGICYTTASCVVRALEYQPFKQVDLSIFDLINIEGRLSRYESEVFLPKHTVTKKLIEEIADAPDPPPRPKPVRMKVNR; this is encoded by the exons ATGCAGACCAACTCTCCTCTACACTACAACACGCACCACAATCAG attgcACACAGCAAGGAGAGAATGACTGGCAGCAGCCCAGTCTCACCTGCTTCCTCGCCGGCCTCCAGCGCAGGTGGCTCCCCCGCACACGTGGGGTCACTCACCAATGACTCGCTGGACGGACCCGCCACCTTCGCCTCATCCAAGCTGCAGCCGGCGGAGGAGCTGGCCTGCGGGCTGTGGGTGCCTGACCTCGGGCCCTGTAACCAGGCCGTGAAGGGGCAGGCCTGGGACAAGGCACACGCTGAGATCGCGGAGCAAGCCAAGCAT GAGGCCAAGATTGAGCATCGTATTGCTGAGCTGCGGCGGGAGGGCCTGTGGTCCCTGAAGAGACTGAACCGGGTACAGGAAGCTGCCAGGCCCAAGTCCCACTGGGACTACCTGTGTGAGGAAATGCAGTGGCTGTCGGCCGACTTTGCTCAGGAACGCCGCTGGAAGCGTGGCGTCGCCAGGAAG GTGGCCCGCACAGTCCTGCGTTTCCACGAGGAGCAGAGACAGAAAGAAGAGAAGGCCAAGAGGGACGAACAGGTCAAGCTGCGGCGGATTGCTGCCTCCATCGCCAAAGATGTCAAGCAGTTCTGGACCAACGTGGAGAAG GTGGTGCAGTTCAAGCAGCAGTCTCGCCTGGAGGAGAAGCGTAAGAAGGCCCTGGACCTGCAGCTGGACTTCATCGTGGGCCAGACCGAGAAAtactcagacctgctgagccagAGCCTCAACGAGTCGCTGCCTGCCAGCAAGCCTGGCTCCTCCCAGCTCGGTTCCTCCCTGGCTGGCTCGGCACCTTCCACACCTCCCGTCTCCGGCTCGGCCACCGAGGATGAAG ACTTCCAGCCCCACGAGGAGGAGGACGATGAGGAGACGATAGAGGTGGAGGAGAAGCAGGCCGGCAATGACGACGAGACACGGCGGCGGGAGATAGAGCTGCTGCGGCGGGAGAGCGAGCTGCCCCTGGACGAGTTACTGCGCTCGCTGCCTGCCGGCCTGGTGGAGCAGGAGGGCGACAACGATGAGGACGAAGAGAGTGGCGAGAGCAGCGGTAGTGAGTCTTCGGAAGATCACAGGCCCAGGAGGGCGCTCCAG AACGCACACCGATTCCCAACGAAGGATAAACACGGGGGAGAAGCCAATGACGAGGAGTTTACAGCAGATGAGCGTGAAG CTGAGGATGAGGAGGAGACCATCGAGATGGAGGAGGCGCTGGAAGGTGAGGTGGATCACAAAGAGGAGCTCGATGACCTCGCCAAGGAAA GTGAGATGCCCGTGGAGGACTTGCTGAGGAAGTACACCGGGGCTTTCTCTGATTCCTTCGAGACACCGGATTCTGACTCTGATGACAGTTCAGActctgaggaggaagatgacGAGACTACCACGGAAtatgaggaggaggaagaaagcAGCAGCTCATCAG GCTCTGAGAACTCGAGTGCCacggatgaggatgaggaggaggaCGACGATGCGGAGGACACCACCGATGAGGACATTGGGGTGGAGTACCTGATCCAGGGGGAGGATGGAGACGGCGAGCTGAACCGGGAACTGGCCCCAGGTGATGCCAGGGGGCCCAAGAAGGAGATCACCGACATCGCGGCCGCTGCGGAAAGCCTCCAGCCCAAGGGCTACACCTTGGCCACAACCCAG GTGAAGACCCCCGTCCCCTCATTACTGCGTGGGACCCTCCGCGAGTACCAGCACATCGGCCTCGACTGGCTGGTCACCATGTACGAGAAGAAGCTCAACGGGATCCTGGCCGACGAGATGGGCCTCGGCAAAACCATCCAGACCATCGCCCTGCTTGCCCACCTGGCGATAGAGAAAT GCAACTGGGGTCCCCACCTGATCATCGTGCCCACGAGTGTGATGCTCAATTGGGAGATGGAGTTCAAACGTTGGTGCCCCTCCTTCAAGATCCTCACCTACTACGGTGTGCAGAAGGAGCGGAAACTCAAACGCCAG GGCTGGACCAAGCCAAATGCCTTCCACGTCTGTATCACCTCGTACAAACTGGTGCTCCAGGATCACCAAGCGTTCCGCCGCAAAAACTGGAAATACATGATCCTGGACGAGGCCCAGAACATCAAAAACTTCAAGTCCCAACGCTGGCAGTCACTCCTGAACTTTAACAG CCAGCGTCGCCTCTTGTTGACTGGGACGCCGTTGCAGAACAGCCTGATGGAGCTCTGGTCCCTCATGCACTTCCTGATGCCGCACGTCTTCCAGTCACACCGAGAGTTCAAGGAGTGGTTCTCCAACCCGCTGACAGGCATGATCGAGGGCAGCCAGGAGTACAACGAGAACCTAGTCAAGAGGCTGCACAAG GTTCTCCGACCATTCCTCCTTCGCAGGAtcaaagtggatgtggagaaacagatgccAAAGAAATATGAGCACGTGGTGCAGTGTCGCCTCTCCAAACGGCAGCGGTACCTGTACGACGACTTCATGTCCCAGGCTTC CACCAAGGAGACGCTGGAGACGGGCCACTTCATGAGTGTCATCAACATCCTGATGCAGCTCCGGAAGGTGTGTAACCACCCGAATCTCTTTGACCCCCGGCCCATCCACTCCCCCTTCATCACCCGGGGCATCTGCTACACCACCGCTTCCTGCGTCGTCCGGGCCCTCGAGTACCAACCCTTCAAG CAGGTGGATCTTAGCATCTTTGACCTGATCAACATCGAAGGTCGGCTGTCCCGCTATgagtctgaggtcttcctgcccAAACACACAGTCACCAAGAAGCTGATTGAGGAGATTGCTGACGCTCCTGATCCCCCTCCCCGACCCAAACCTGTCCGCATGAAGGTCAACAGGTGA
- the LOC122542371 gene encoding helicase SRCAP isoform X2 gives MQTNSPLHYNTHHNQIAHSKERMTGSSPVSPASSPASSAGGSPAHVGSLTNDSLDGPATFASSKLQPAEELACGLWVPDLGPCNQAVKGQAWDKAHAEIAEQAKHEAKIEHRIAELRREGLWSLKRLNRVQEAARPKSHWDYLCEEMQWLSADFAQERRWKRGVARKVARTVLRFHEEQRQKEEKAKRDEQVKLRRIAASIAKDVKQFWTNVEKVVQFKQQSRLEEKRKKALDLQLDFIVGQTEKYSDLLSQSLNESLPASKPGSSQLGSSLAGSAPSTPPVSGSATEDEDFQPHEEEDDEETIEVEEKQAGNDDETRRREIELLRRESELPLDELLRSLPAGLVEQEGDNDEDEESGESSGSESSEDHRPRRALQNAHRFPTKDKHGGEANDEEFTADEREAEDEEETIEMEEALEGEVDHKEELDDLAKESEMPVEDLLRKYTGAFSDSFETPDSDSDDSSDSEEEDDETTTEYEEEEESSSSSGSENSSATDEDEEEDDDAEDTTDEDIGVEYLIQGEDGDGELNRELAPGDARGPKKEITDIAAAAESLQPKGYTLATTQVKTPVPSLLRGTLREYQHIGLDWLVTMYEKKLNGILADEMGLGKTIQTIALLAHLAIEKCNWGPHLIIVPTSVMLNWEMEFKRWCPSFKILTYYGVQKERKLKRQGWTKPNAFHVCITSYKLVLQDHQAFRRKNWKYMILDEAQNIKNFKSQRWQSLLNFNSQRRLLLTGTPLQNSLMELWSLMHFLMPHVFQSHREFKEWFSNPLTGMIEGSQEYNENLVKRLHKVLRPFLLRRIKVDVEKQMPKKYEHVVQCRLSKRQRYLYDDFMSQASTKETLETGHFMSVINILMQLRKVCNHPNLFDPRPIHSPFITRGICYTTASCVVRALEYQPFKVDLSIFDLINIEGRLSRYESEVFLPKHTVTKKLIEEIADAPDPPPRPKPVRMKVNR, from the exons ATGCAGACCAACTCTCCTCTACACTACAACACGCACCACAATCAG attgcACACAGCAAGGAGAGAATGACTGGCAGCAGCCCAGTCTCACCTGCTTCCTCGCCGGCCTCCAGCGCAGGTGGCTCCCCCGCACACGTGGGGTCACTCACCAATGACTCGCTGGACGGACCCGCCACCTTCGCCTCATCCAAGCTGCAGCCGGCGGAGGAGCTGGCCTGCGGGCTGTGGGTGCCTGACCTCGGGCCCTGTAACCAGGCCGTGAAGGGGCAGGCCTGGGACAAGGCACACGCTGAGATCGCGGAGCAAGCCAAGCAT GAGGCCAAGATTGAGCATCGTATTGCTGAGCTGCGGCGGGAGGGCCTGTGGTCCCTGAAGAGACTGAACCGGGTACAGGAAGCTGCCAGGCCCAAGTCCCACTGGGACTACCTGTGTGAGGAAATGCAGTGGCTGTCGGCCGACTTTGCTCAGGAACGCCGCTGGAAGCGTGGCGTCGCCAGGAAG GTGGCCCGCACAGTCCTGCGTTTCCACGAGGAGCAGAGACAGAAAGAAGAGAAGGCCAAGAGGGACGAACAGGTCAAGCTGCGGCGGATTGCTGCCTCCATCGCCAAAGATGTCAAGCAGTTCTGGACCAACGTGGAGAAG GTGGTGCAGTTCAAGCAGCAGTCTCGCCTGGAGGAGAAGCGTAAGAAGGCCCTGGACCTGCAGCTGGACTTCATCGTGGGCCAGACCGAGAAAtactcagacctgctgagccagAGCCTCAACGAGTCGCTGCCTGCCAGCAAGCCTGGCTCCTCCCAGCTCGGTTCCTCCCTGGCTGGCTCGGCACCTTCCACACCTCCCGTCTCCGGCTCGGCCACCGAGGATGAAG ACTTCCAGCCCCACGAGGAGGAGGACGATGAGGAGACGATAGAGGTGGAGGAGAAGCAGGCCGGCAATGACGACGAGACACGGCGGCGGGAGATAGAGCTGCTGCGGCGGGAGAGCGAGCTGCCCCTGGACGAGTTACTGCGCTCGCTGCCTGCCGGCCTGGTGGAGCAGGAGGGCGACAACGATGAGGACGAAGAGAGTGGCGAGAGCAGCGGTAGTGAGTCTTCGGAAGATCACAGGCCCAGGAGGGCGCTCCAG AACGCACACCGATTCCCAACGAAGGATAAACACGGGGGAGAAGCCAATGACGAGGAGTTTACAGCAGATGAGCGTGAAG CTGAGGATGAGGAGGAGACCATCGAGATGGAGGAGGCGCTGGAAGGTGAGGTGGATCACAAAGAGGAGCTCGATGACCTCGCCAAGGAAA GTGAGATGCCCGTGGAGGACTTGCTGAGGAAGTACACCGGGGCTTTCTCTGATTCCTTCGAGACACCGGATTCTGACTCTGATGACAGTTCAGActctgaggaggaagatgacGAGACTACCACGGAAtatgaggaggaggaagaaagcAGCAGCTCATCAG GCTCTGAGAACTCGAGTGCCacggatgaggatgaggaggaggaCGACGATGCGGAGGACACCACCGATGAGGACATTGGGGTGGAGTACCTGATCCAGGGGGAGGATGGAGACGGCGAGCTGAACCGGGAACTGGCCCCAGGTGATGCCAGGGGGCCCAAGAAGGAGATCACCGACATCGCGGCCGCTGCGGAAAGCCTCCAGCCCAAGGGCTACACCTTGGCCACAACCCAG GTGAAGACCCCCGTCCCCTCATTACTGCGTGGGACCCTCCGCGAGTACCAGCACATCGGCCTCGACTGGCTGGTCACCATGTACGAGAAGAAGCTCAACGGGATCCTGGCCGACGAGATGGGCCTCGGCAAAACCATCCAGACCATCGCCCTGCTTGCCCACCTGGCGATAGAGAAAT GCAACTGGGGTCCCCACCTGATCATCGTGCCCACGAGTGTGATGCTCAATTGGGAGATGGAGTTCAAACGTTGGTGCCCCTCCTTCAAGATCCTCACCTACTACGGTGTGCAGAAGGAGCGGAAACTCAAACGCCAG GGCTGGACCAAGCCAAATGCCTTCCACGTCTGTATCACCTCGTACAAACTGGTGCTCCAGGATCACCAAGCGTTCCGCCGCAAAAACTGGAAATACATGATCCTGGACGAGGCCCAGAACATCAAAAACTTCAAGTCCCAACGCTGGCAGTCACTCCTGAACTTTAACAG CCAGCGTCGCCTCTTGTTGACTGGGACGCCGTTGCAGAACAGCCTGATGGAGCTCTGGTCCCTCATGCACTTCCTGATGCCGCACGTCTTCCAGTCACACCGAGAGTTCAAGGAGTGGTTCTCCAACCCGCTGACAGGCATGATCGAGGGCAGCCAGGAGTACAACGAGAACCTAGTCAAGAGGCTGCACAAG GTTCTCCGACCATTCCTCCTTCGCAGGAtcaaagtggatgtggagaaacagatgccAAAGAAATATGAGCACGTGGTGCAGTGTCGCCTCTCCAAACGGCAGCGGTACCTGTACGACGACTTCATGTCCCAGGCTTC CACCAAGGAGACGCTGGAGACGGGCCACTTCATGAGTGTCATCAACATCCTGATGCAGCTCCGGAAGGTGTGTAACCACCCGAATCTCTTTGACCCCCGGCCCATCCACTCCCCCTTCATCACCCGGGGCATCTGCTACACCACCGCTTCCTGCGTCGTCCGGGCCCTCGAGTACCAACCCTTCAAG GTGGATCTTAGCATCTTTGACCTGATCAACATCGAAGGTCGGCTGTCCCGCTATgagtctgaggtcttcctgcccAAACACACAGTCACCAAGAAGCTGATTGAGGAGATTGCTGACGCTCCTGATCCCCCTCCCCGACCCAAACCTGTCCGCATGAAGGTCAACAGGTGA
- the LOC122542372 gene encoding vasorin-like, with product MGPCLGTIPSLLPLLWLCLCLCLWAWPCLAFSPMSSWDCPLPCQCWPPPNQTVSCRGLGLHAFPRDLPTDTRALDLSGNAIAWVGQAELDGLKGLEELDLSGNRLWTLYEGPAFLRLSVLLLDANPLACDCELWWLVVAAEGGGLDLGNPQCSSPPQARGRALLEYALDAFPSLCEARAPGLRFMASSSPPPHPLPPHPRPPSILDEETLPVVFTMGSACFLGSIALCFGLLLLWSRLRGPVQRTVELEGALHSSGTDAQSEAIKYTTKMM from the coding sequence ATGGGGCCTTGCCTGGGAACGATCCCATCCCTGCTCCCTCTGCTGTGGCtttgcctctgcctctgcctctgggCCTGGCCTTGCCTGGCCTTCAGCCCCATGTCGAGCTGGGACTGCCCCCTGCCCTGCCAATGCTGGCCTCCCCCTAACCAGACAGTGTCGTGTCGAGGCCTGGGCCTCCATGCCTTCCCCAGGGACCTCCCAACCGACACCCGAGCGCTGGACCTGAGCGGCAACGCCATCGCCTGGGTGGGCCAGGCCGAGCTggacgggctgaagggcctggaggAGCTGGACCTGAGCGGGAACCGACTGTGGACCCTTTACGAAGGGCCGGCCTTCCTCAGGCTGTCGGTCCTCTTGCTCGATGCGAACCCTTTGGCCTGCGACTGCGAGCTGTGGTGGCTGGTGGTGGCGGCGGAGGGAGGAGGCCTGGATTTAGGGAACCCCCAGTGCTCCAGCCCACCTCAGGCGCGAGGCCGGGCCTTGCTGGAGTACGCCCTCGATGCTTTCCCTTCCCTGTGCGAGGCCCGGGCGCCAGGCCTACGCTTCATGGCTTcgtcttctcctcctcctcatcccCTTCCTCCTCACCCCCGCCCACCATCCATCCTGGACGAAGAGACCCTCCCAGTCGTCTTCACCATGGGTTCGGCCTGCTTCCTGGGCAGCATCGCTCTGTGCtttggcctactcctactctggAGCAGGCTGCGAGGCCCAGTGCAGCGCACGGTGGAGCTGGAGGGAGCGCTGCATTCCAGCGGCACAGACGCACAGTCGGAAGCCATCAAGTACACCACAAAAATGATGTGA